The region aataatcctcTCAATTCATTATAAAGGCGTTGATTCTCTACAGATTGAAGGAATTGTTTTTGACTAAATATTCGGAATTCAAACTATTGAACAGCCCAGTTGTTGGGGAGGTTATCACGAAAGGAACTCTTTTGCACATGAAATggttgtataaattatttaaaaataaacggaGTGgtcgtaaaaaattaacaaattttgttaatttataTCTGAGAGAATTTATAAAGAATACATTTTTGATTCAGGTGAGATACGTAGAATGAAATATCACTAAACGTTGTTtacattttgttaaaaaaaaaatttgtacctaGCTTTTTGTGCATGATTCGTGGTTTTATGAATATCTAATACCAAGTGGAATTGTATTTCCACTGCTCTTATGTTTAAATTATATGAATGTGACATTCTCTGAATGAATTCTCTAATCCAGTAAAAATGAATacaccaaaaaaattaatctttcTCCGTTTCCTTTCCATGATTTCGGTCGACTGACGAATTCAAATTGCTTAATGACAACGAGCCTTGGAGAGTGAGAAAAAACTGACGGTGTTTGgaactatttaaaaaaatccgcCATTTGCTGATCGATTTAAGGTTATGTTTCGAAAGGTTTCTCTCTGTCTCGAATGCATTGGTTATTCGCAATAATTTGACCGATTTATCTTACCTCGCAACGTGCTGGTGCAACAGGCCTGCGCCAGAGAGGTTATATTTCTAGTAAGAAAgttcattattataaaattctattATATTTCCCTAATATTTAACTGATTTCCACTTGTCGTCGGCAACAGACCCGCACTTGTCTTCTGCTCAGAATCCGATGATGACAACTACTGCAGAGTCATCTGGATGTAACGGTCATATTTCTGCCTCGCTTTTGAGGATGATGACGTTTCTTATGGATCAACTGGAATTACCTTTGTTCGACGTATCAGAGTGAAATGCAGTGAAGTGCTAGTCTATTTGCTGGTAAGGAAATACGTTGGTAAGTGGTTCTGTCGGTAACGCAGTTTCCATCTTCGTGTACAGTGTATGCTGATATTGCGAAATGCATACTTAGTGGCCATTCTTTGAAATGCCGCTAGCTTAacattctatttttttgtaatgcCGACTCCCGTGAGGCTGGCTTTTTGTAGAATACACTATATGGTTACTCAACGATCAATGATTCATCATCACCTTCAttacagtttttcaaattacttttaatCGGGCATGCGAAATTAGTTTTCCTTTACGCTCTAGATCATTTACGAAATGTAGAAATGCGAAATGATGCGGCATTCGTTGTTACGGGGAAAGGAAACTAATCTGGATGCTTTCAGAAACCTGCTTTTTAGTGATAGAGTTCACTTTAGAAATAAACTAATCAAGTAGATGAGTGAAATTACGGGAAACGTGCGAGCCGATAACGACGCGattaacaataaaacaatCGCAAATTTTCGGTATTCGACTggtgaaagtaattttttagTTGGCACAACAACCGCCGTTATCGTAAAGTCACACTTTAATAAATCATggaattgggaaaaaaaatgaatttgcaaattcattttcgatttatttaaaaaactatAGTCCAAGTTACGGATGGCTTGGGACTTTGACCTTTCTTGGAACATTATGGTTTGAGTAGATGCTTCCATTTGTCTACTATCAATAAACCGGACAAAGAACACTGGTTTGGTGTCCCCCTCCGAATTCGTTGCAGCTCATGCATGTTGTAGAAGATTGAAAACTGAAGAACACGTATTATTTGCCATCGACgaaaaactatttaaaaaGGTGAAAAGGACCCCCAAAGATGGGCACCCAAGGGGGTGATTGCatgtatttgaatgaaattagcGCTAATATGTTTCTATCGATGAACGAAACGTTTCAACgttggtttcattcaaatacatCAAGGCGCTTCTATTCCCCCCCTTGAAATCGTTTTTCCGCTAAAAAACAAGACGTGTcttttagttttcaattttatacgaCATATATGAATTGCAACGAAAGCAGAGGGGGACATTAAAGTGACGTTCTCTGTGAGTCGTGCAGATTTGCACCTCTTAGGACTGAACCGTATAGAACGATACATTGTGATTCGACTTATGTGTAGTTCGAATTGCGTGTGTATGACGTACAATATTATGCAGGAGTGAACGTATTGGAACGATGTATCCCCAGTCTGTTGAGCATTTTACCGTGACTCGCTATCATTCTgtgcaaagtttcgaaatattGGGAATTTAAATTGCGGATAAATTGAGAATAACATTAAATATCACGAAACTGGCATAACACGTACGAAGTACATAAAAATCCTGGATTCATATAGCAATGTATCTGATATCCATATCAGAAACCAGCGACGACACGgatcataaaataaatacacgtAAGACACGATGATGTGGAGATAGAAAATTTCGTCAAACTCTTTGGTGTTATTCCACGTGGATTTTTATTGAACATACGCACATCATAAGGTAATAAAAATGGTCACTTGTTCCAAGTGCGGGTTAATGGTAAATCTACGTtagtaaaaaagaataaaaacaaaccgaTTTACAAATAGATTCGCGCACTTTCTGCCAACCGTTTGCCTTGGATCTGCATTACCACCCGTGACCGTAAGCTAGCCCGTGTCCCAGACCGAATCCTGAATATCCTAGACCATGTCCCGAATATCCTAAATTATGTCCCGAATATCCCAGACCGTGCTCGTATCCGACCCGGATCGGGGCTGACAGGATTGGTCCACTAGAGATGCTGTGAGCACCGTGAGACACGGCGACGGGTGCGGCTATCGTGTGATCCACTGTGTAGGTCGGGGCCGCTACGTATCCGTGTCCAAGACCTGAAAGTTCACTTTCATCAGGTTATGTGTGATGTTTATTTGGTCACGCCAACTTGAAAAATACCGTCGAGCAAGTAACAGAATACAAGAAAATTTATGATATTAgacgttccttttttttttacttatgtAACGATAATTTTAATCGGTGATTTAAGAAGAATTTC is a window of Neodiprion pinetum isolate iyNeoPine1 chromosome 4, iyNeoPine1.2, whole genome shotgun sequence DNA encoding:
- the LOC124216783 gene encoding cuticle protein 65-like, giving the protein MNALTFVAIVALASAVCGEDSKAPKKQDKRGVLGLGYGGYGGHGLHGGLALGGYGYSGLGHGYVAAPTYTVDHTIAAPVAVSHGAHSISSGPILSAPIRVGYEHGLGYSGHNLGYSGHGLGYSGFGLGHGLAYGHGW